Proteins encoded together in one Mus caroli chromosome 4, CAROLI_EIJ_v1.1, whole genome shotgun sequence window:
- the Ppcs gene encoding phosphopantothenate--cysteine ligase isoform X1 — MAEMDLVAELPRPAGAARWAEVMARFAARLGEQGRRVVLITSGGTKVPLEARAVRFLDNFSSGRRGAASAEVFLAAGYGVLFLYRARSAFPYAHRFPPQTWLSALRPSGPAQSGKLSLEAEENALPGFAAALQSYQEAAAAGTFLAVEFTTLADYLHLLQAAALALSPLGSSAMFYLAAAVSDFYIPVSEMPEHKIHSSGGPLQITMKMVPKMLSPLVKDWAPKAFIVSFKLETDPDIIISRARNALEVYQHQVVVANILESIKSFVIIVTKDSETELLLSEEEVAKGLVIEEKIVDDLRSRHTAFICDKN; from the exons ATGGCGGAAATGGACCTGGTGGCTGAGTTGCCGCGTCCCGCGGGTGCTGCGCGCTGGGCCGAGGTTATGGCTCGCTTTGCGGCCAGGCTGGGCGAGCAGGGCCGGCGGGTGGTGCTAATCACATCTGGAGGCACCAAGGTCCCCCTGGAAGCGCGAGCCGTGCGCTTTCTGGACAACTTCAGTAGCGGGCGACGCGGAGCCGCGTCGGCGGAGGTCTTCCTGGCTGCCGGCTATGGAGTCCTGTTCTTGTACAGAGCGCGCTCGGCCTTCCCCTATGCCCACCGCTTCCCGCCCCAGACCTGGCTGTCAGCCCTTCGGCCTTCTGGCCCAGCCCAGTCGGGCAAGCTGAGTCTGGAGGCCGAAGAGAATGCGCTCCCGGGCTTTGCTGCAGCATTGCAGAGCTACCAAGAGGCAGCCGCTGCCGGCACCTTCCTGGCTGTAGAGTTTACCACTTTGGCGGATTACCTGCATCTGCTGCAGGCTGCTGCCCTGGCTCTCAGTCCATTAG GCTCTTCTGCGATGTTTTACCTGGCCGCGGCAGTGTCAGATTTCTATATTCCTGTCTCCGAAATGCCTGAACACAAGATCCACTCATCTGGTGGCCCACTGCAG ATAACAATGAAGATGGTGCCAAAGATGCTTTCTCCGCTGGTCAAAGACTGGGCTCCTAAAGCATTTATAGTTTCCTTCAAGCTGGAGACAGACCCGGACATCATAATCAGTCGGGCTCGGAATGCTTTGGAAGTTTACCAGCATCAAGTGGTGGTGGCCAACATCCTGGAGTCAATCAAGTCCTTTGTGATTATTGTAACCAAAGACTCGGAGACAGAGTTACTGCTGTCCGAGGAGGAGGTGGCAAAAGGCTTGGTGATAGAAGAGAAGATAGTAGACGACCTTCGGTCTCGACACACAGCTTTTATATGTgacaaaaactga
- the Ppcs gene encoding phosphopantothenate--cysteine ligase isoform X2: MFYLAAAVSDFYIPVSEMPEHKIHSSGGPLQITMKMVPKMLSPLVKDWAPKAFIVSFKLETDPDIIISRARNALEVYQHQVVVANILESIKSFVIIVTKDSETELLLSEEEVAKGLVIEEKIVDDLRSRHTAFICDKN, encoded by the exons ATGTTTTACCTGGCCGCGGCAGTGTCAGATTTCTATATTCCTGTCTCCGAAATGCCTGAACACAAGATCCACTCATCTGGTGGCCCACTGCAG ATAACAATGAAGATGGTGCCAAAGATGCTTTCTCCGCTGGTCAAAGACTGGGCTCCTAAAGCATTTATAGTTTCCTTCAAGCTGGAGACAGACCCGGACATCATAATCAGTCGGGCTCGGAATGCTTTGGAAGTTTACCAGCATCAAGTGGTGGTGGCCAACATCCTGGAGTCAATCAAGTCCTTTGTGATTATTGTAACCAAAGACTCGGAGACAGAGTTACTGCTGTCCGAGGAGGAGGTGGCAAAAGGCTTGGTGATAGAAGAGAAGATAGTAGACGACCTTCGGTCTCGACACACAGCTTTTATATGTgacaaaaactga